A stretch of DNA from Planococcus antarcticus DSM 14505:
GATATTGCAACAGGCGAGATGAAGAAAATCGAAACCGTCTCTTTGTTTGACAGAAAGAAAGTCGAACTCACAACGGACGACACGAAACGCTATTTCGTCACTTCGGTGGATGTTGACTTGAATGAATCTGAAAAAGCAGAAGCAGAAGTAAAGTAAGTATCAGGCTGAAAAAGCCTGTTGGTTACATTATCCAAGAAGCGAAGACATCGCTCTAGGCGGACGCTTTCCTGGCCTAATGCCAGAAGTGGCAAACACCTATATAATTGCATTTTAAAACCCAGCTAATTTTGATTAGCTGGGTTTTTATTATGTCTTATTGGCGGGCGGAGTATTTTTGCCAACCTCTTTTTCATGGCGCAGCAGCCATTCTTTCCGGGTCAATGTACCGGCATAGCCTGTCAGCTTGCCGTTGGATCCAATGATTCGGTGGCAGGGCACGACAATGGTGAGCTTGTTCTTGCTGTTGGCGTTCCCTACCGCTCTCACAGCTTTGTCGCTGCCGATCGCTTTAGCAATTGCCCCGTACGAAACGGTTTCGGCATAGGGAACCTCGGTTAATGCCGACCACACCTGCTGCTGGAATTCAGTGCCTGTCGATTGACAAGGGATGGTGAATTCCAAGCGTTGTCCGTTGAAGTACTCTTCTAGCTGCCGTTGACAATCCACGATGACCTGCGGGCTGTCCGGACTGATTGGGTAGTCCATTTCTTCTTTTTCACTGAACAAGATCGAAACGATCGCTTGTTCTGTTCCGATGATTTCCACGACGCCGATTGGAGATTGGAATTCAGCGCGATGCAGTCCATTCATAACAAAGACCTCCATAAGTAGAATGTGGCATATGCCTGCCACCCTTCCCAGTTTTTCGCCAGCTCTATAATTTCTTCAACTGTTGGTTTCCGCTCTTTTTTCAATTGGGCCTTCAACGCATTGTGCAAGCCAACATCTGCCAGTGGAAACGCTGATTGACTGTTTAAGCACTTCATCATGACATAATTGGCCGACCACGCGCCAATACCACGAATTTTCAATAATGAACGCTCTATGTCGGGTTCTTGAAGTAACTGTTCCTTATTCAAATCACCTTTTGTCATCGCGGAAGCAATGCCCAAAATATATTCGGCTTTCCTGCCAGTCAGCTGCAGCGCCCGTAAATCAGCGACGGTAAGAACGGCGATTGCTTCAGCAGTTGGAAACGTCCAATAACGTTCTCCCTCATAGATTAGAGATTCCCCAAAATTCTCGACAAACCGTCGCTTCAAAGTATAAGCGAAAGTCAGGTTGATTTGCTGGCCCATAACCGCCCATACTAACGCTTCAAACAAGTCTGGGACGCCCATGATTCGTAAACCGTAATATTGCTGAACCACTTTGCTCAACACCGGATCCATTTCCGCCATCGCATAAAATTCCCGTAAATCCGTTTTCAAATCAAACCAATCTTCTACGTAGCCGGCAGCCATTTTTCTTTCGACTACAGACGGACAGCCGAGTGGGAATTCGATACGCAAAGCTCCAGTCACCGGAATGACATGAAACAGCACGAGTTTTCCGTTAAGCTTCAGTAATTTAGTCAAGACGCCATCGTTAAGCTGATACAGGTTTTCCTGTGAAGATCTGCCAAGATGAACAAGGCATTCTGCAAAATTGAAATCAGCAGGCGTTTCAATATCCATATACAAGTCATCGTTCTCCTTCTTCATGAAGTAACCGGCTCGCTTAGCTTACGGAATTCATAAGGCGAATGAGCCTTAATCTTGAGGAATATTTTGTAGAAATTGGACGGGCTTTGAAAACCCGTTTCAAAACACACCTCCAAGTTAGATAGGCTGGTGCGTTTTAATAATTGCACCGCCTTATCGATCCGGATCTTCTCCAGTGAGGAGTGCGGCGTTTCGGAAGTTTCCTGCTTGAACACACGCTCCAGATAAGACGGACTCATACCGACATGATTGGCCATGTCTTGCAGGCTTATGTTTTCCCGGTAGTTGCCCGCTAGGAAAGCCATCACTTTGCGTGTAAGTTCCTCATCAGGTGAATATTCCGTCTCGGGTTGGCATCTTTTGCATGCCCGAAATCCTCTTGCTTCCGCTTCTTCTATCGTCGAATAAAAATCGACGTTGATCTTTTTAGGTTTCCGGGACCTGCAGGATGGCCGGCAGAAAATCTTAGTTGTTTTGACCGCCGTATAAAAGAGGCCGTCATATTTTCGGTCACAGGCCATGACTTTTTTCCACATCTCATCAAAAGAAAAACTTATTTTCTCCATCGTCTGGTCTCCCTTCACTTAAATTATGTACAGTTGCTCTATCATCTTCTTTACAAGCTCTTTGTCCTATTATATCCCAGAACAGCGCAATCTTCAGCTATCCGCTTCGCCTTGTTTTCTCCATTCTATAACTACGGACCCGAACATGCATCCTCAATCTTGCCTTTTCAGTCCGCAAAATCACGAGCGGAAGAATTTTAATTCTAGCCGTCTTCTTTTATAATGGGTAAGATGTCTATGAAAGAAGGAATCTGCTCATGATACAAGTTTTTTGGTACATTTATGCCGCACTTCTTGCTACGTCCACAATTGGATTTTTCGTTCATGGTGGCTATAGAAGCCCTATTTTCCTGATTGACTTAGCATTCACAGTCATCGCCTGGATCGGTCTGTTTGGTTTTGTGACCCATCATCAGATCTTCACACCATTTGTCTGGCAAGTGATCTTTGCAGCAGTGGTTTTATGGGATCTACTGTTTTTCTTCTTTATCAAAGCACATGTCACTACAGAAGAACCAGCGGCCGGCACTGCCTCTATGACCATCATCTCAGGTCTTTTGATGTTGGCATTACTTGGTCCTCTTTATTACGCTTTATTCCACTATTCATTTTGAGGGTTCTGTCCTGTTCAATACAAAAGACTGCCTTTGTCCAATCTTGTTTGGATAAAGACAGTCTTTCTTAATGTACAAGCTGCCTACTTTCCAGACTCTTTTAGATCTTCCGTCAGGTTCTCCACTTACTTAAATTGATCCGACAACTCATGGGGTCGCCTTGGAAGGCAATCGAAAATCGCAGCAAAAGCTTATATTCGAGATTGCCTTTTCACGGTGAACTTCCACGTGGATCATGGTCGAAAGCGGAGCTGGATTGTAGAATATCTGCAACAAAACAGAAGTCGCAATAAATCCTTTTAACTCACTATACTAAAAGGAGTCATTATACAAACGTCCCCCCTTTTCATACCGTCCCATGCCTTTTAAAGCAGTATACAAAGAAGACTGGAGACCGTATAATAAAGACATGAAAGCGGTTTACAAGATAGCTTTGCAGCCGCAAATCGGATTCTGACGAGAAGGTGCTACAATGATGAATTGGGAAGAACGCAGACAGATCGTTAAGGTCGCTAACCTCTACTATTTCGACGGTCAAACCCAGGCGCAAATCGCCAGTAAGATGGGTGTTTCCCGCCCGGTCATTTCAAAGCTGCTGAACAAAGCAAGGGAAATGGGCATCGTGGAAATTTATATCAAAGACGAGAACGCGCATACAGTGGAATTGGAGCAGCAGTTGGAAAAAACGTATCAGTTGCAGGAAGCACTGGTTGTGCCCGCAGCCAATCTAAGTACCGAAATGGTTAAACACGCCCTTGGAAAAGCGGCTGCCTCTTATGTGTCGAAGAACATTAAAGACATCAAATCACTAGGGATCTCCTGGGGCAGCACCTTGTCCAAGTTTGTTCAAGAATATCCTTACGAACAGCATCGTGATTTGCAAATTGTCCCATTGGTTGGCGGAATGGGCAGAAAGTTCGTGGACATTCATTCGAATCTCTTGGCTTATCAGCTGGCGCAGAAGATGAACTCTTATTGCGCTTATCTTTACGCACCCGCTATGGTGGAATCAAAAGAGTTGAAAGATCGCCTCATTCAGTCGGAAGATATTGCGATGGTCCTAAAAGAAGGACGCGGCGTAGAGATGGCAGTGGTCGGACTTGGTAATCCATTTGAAGGCTCGACCATGACCGACATGCAGTATTTGACCCCGAAAGATTTGGATTCATTGAAGCTGGCCGGTGCCGCAGGAGATATAGGATCACGTTTTTTTGACATCGACGGTAAACAAATTAAACATCCGTTGAATGATTTGGTCATTGGCTTGGATTTGGAAGAATTTAAGAAAATACCTCAAGTTGTTGGTATTGTCGAAGGTGCACATAAAGTGGAAAGCATTAGAGCCGCGTTAAAAGGCGGCTATCTAGATGTTTTGGTCATCGATGACGTAACAGCAGACTTATTGCTGCATCCGAAAAAAATAACGAACTGATCTCCGTTACACACTATAAAAAAGCCGATTGGCCCGATGCTCAATGCATCCGGCCAATCGGCTTTTTAGCCTAAGAAAGTATAATACTTTAGTTCTTTACTTATTGTCCAGACTCCAGCGCTTTTCTAATGATGAACCCCTTTTCCAAGCCAGGACGCCGCGGCTTCGTAAAGGCTTTCCGAAACGGTCGGATGCGCATGGATCATGGATGCCAGCTCATCCACCGTTCCTTCCAAACGCATATAGGCAGAAGGTTCTGCGATCATTTCCGTCACATGAGGACCGACCATGGAAACACCTAGGATCTCTCCATATGTTGTGTCCGCAATCAATTTGGTGAAACCTTCTTTTTCATCCAAGGTAAGGGCCTTAGCATTTCCAGCATGGTCCACCTTCACCACTTTAAAGGAGATGCCTTTTTTCTCAGCTTCTTCTTCAGTCATTCCGACGCTCGCAATTTCGGGACTCGTGTAGACACAGCGCGGCACGACGTGGTAATCGATTGCTTCTTTTTGTCCTGCTGCATTGGATGCAGCAATCAACCCTTCAGCACTTGCTACATGCGCAAGTAACCAGTTTCCAACCAAATCACCAGCTGCGTAAACATTCGGCAAGCTAGTCGCCATGTATTCATCCACTTTGACAAACGACCCGTTCATCGCCAAATCTAGTGAACTGAACGCCGATGTGTTCGGAGATCTGCCAACCGACAGAAGAATCATCTCTGTCTGCAGGATTTCTTTCTGTCCTTTTTGGTTTTCGGTATGAACCAGTTCTTTACTGCCTTCTTGATCTACTGCCGTCACTTTGGTCGATGTTAAAATGGCAATCCCTTTGTTTTTCAGCGACTTCGCTAGAACTTTTGCAGCCTGTGGATCTTCACTTGGAACAATTCGGTCACTCATTTCAACGATGGTAACTGGAACGCCCAGTGCAGCGAAAATACAGGCAAACTCTACACCGATGATGCCGCCGCCCACAATGACCAGCGATGCCGGAATTTCCGTAATATTAAAAATCGTATCACTGGTATGGAAGTATCCTTCTCTTAAACCCGGAATGGGTGGAACAATCGGTTTCGAACCAGTAGCCAAAATGAT
This window harbors:
- a CDS encoding methylated-DNA--[protein]-cysteine S-methyltransferase — encoded protein: MNGLHRAEFQSPIGVVEIIGTEQAIVSILFSEKEEMDYPISPDSPQVIVDCQRQLEEYFNGQRLEFTIPCQSTGTEFQQQVWSALTEVPYAETVSYGAIAKAIGSDKAVRAVGNANSKNKLTIVVPCHRIIGSNGKLTGYAGTLTRKEWLLRHEKEVGKNTPPANKT
- a CDS encoding DNA-3-methyladenine glycosylase family protein gives rise to the protein MKKENDDLYMDIETPADFNFAECLVHLGRSSQENLYQLNDGVLTKLLKLNGKLVLFHVIPVTGALRIEFPLGCPSVVERKMAAGYVEDWFDLKTDLREFYAMAEMDPVLSKVVQQYYGLRIMGVPDLFEALVWAVMGQQINLTFAYTLKRRFVENFGESLIYEGERYWTFPTAEAIAVLTVADLRALQLTGRKAEYILGIASAMTKGDLNKEQLLQEPDIERSLLKIRGIGAWSANYVMMKCLNSQSAFPLADVGLHNALKAQLKKERKPTVEEIIELAKNWEGWQAYATFYLWRSLL
- a CDS encoding bifunctional transcriptional activator/DNA repair enzyme AdaA produces the protein MEKISFSFDEMWKKVMACDRKYDGLFYTAVKTTKIFCRPSCRSRKPKKINVDFYSTIEEAEARGFRACKRCQPETEYSPDEELTRKVMAFLAGNYRENISLQDMANHVGMSPSYLERVFKQETSETPHSSLEKIRIDKAVQLLKRTSLSNLEVCFETGFQSPSNFYKIFLKIKAHSPYEFRKLSEPVTS
- a CDS encoding sugar-binding transcriptional regulator produces the protein MMNWEERRQIVKVANLYYFDGQTQAQIASKMGVSRPVISKLLNKAREMGIVEIYIKDENAHTVELEQQLEKTYQLQEALVVPAANLSTEMVKHALGKAAASYVSKNIKDIKSLGISWGSTLSKFVQEYPYEQHRDLQIVPLVGGMGRKFVDIHSNLLAYQLAQKMNSYCAYLYAPAMVESKELKDRLIQSEDIAMVLKEGRGVEMAVVGLGNPFEGSTMTDMQYLTPKDLDSLKLAGAAGDIGSRFFDIDGKQIKHPLNDLVIGLDLEEFKKIPQVVGIVEGAHKVESIRAALKGGYLDVLVIDDVTADLLLHPKKITN
- the lpdA gene encoding dihydrolipoyl dehydrogenase encodes the protein MKTYEVAVVGGGPAGYVAAIRAAKLGRTVALVEARELGGTCLNRGCIPSKTLLRHAEVIENIKKAKSWGIETGPVTVSLSKMMKRKDEVIQKLRTGIAFLMEQGKIDVLNGYGEVAMDGVIRVDQNGNQQAIKADKIILATGSKPIVPPIPGLREGYFHTSDTIFNITEIPASLVIVGGGIIGVEFACIFAALGVPVTIVEMSDRIVPSEDPQAAKVLAKSLKNKGIAILTSTKVTAVDQEGSKELVHTENQKGQKEILQTEMILLSVGRSPNTSAFSSLDLAMNGSFVKVDEYMATSLPNVYAAGDLVGNWLLAHVASAEGLIAASNAAGQKEAIDYHVVPRCVYTSPEIASVGMTEEEAEKKGISFKVVKVDHAGNAKALTLDEKEGFTKLIADTTYGEILGVSMVGPHVTEMIAEPSAYMRLEGTVDELASMIHAHPTVSESLYEAAASWLGKGVHH